A single window of Candidatus Terasakiella magnetica DNA harbors:
- a CDS encoding HlyC/CorC family transporter codes for MTFIICAIVLLILFSAFFSGSETALTAASRPLMHQLEQDEEDSRAATVNRLLDSKERLIGAILLGNNLVNILASALATSLMIQLFGETGVVWATLVMTVVVLIFAEIMPKTFALQNANKMALSIAPIMRVLVFILAPIIATIQFIVAGTLKLFGAKNSEDGGQSEAELRGAINLHDSDDDDAVSQERTMLHSILDLTDVEVREIMTHRKGVVMIDVDLPAEEIVEQVLDSPYTRIPLYRDEPDNIIGVLHAKALLRAIRSQKGDLSGLNIEELASKTWFIPEATSLMGQLEAFRARREHFAIVVDEYGSVMGIVTLEDILEEIVGNIEDEHDDQVEGVQLQTDGSYFVDGIVTIRDLNREFEWRLPDEEAATIAGLLLHEARRIPDVGQIFHFFGFRFEVRERKRNQITSIRISPAQDC; via the coding sequence ATGACCTTTATTATATGTGCGATTGTTTTGCTGATTTTATTCTCGGCCTTTTTCTCTGGTTCAGAAACAGCATTGACGGCAGCCTCGCGCCCTTTGATGCATCAGCTGGAACAAGATGAAGAAGATAGCCGGGCAGCTACGGTAAACCGCCTGCTTGATTCAAAAGAGCGGCTCATCGGGGCGATCTTGCTGGGGAATAATCTGGTTAATATTTTAGCCTCAGCCCTGGCAACAAGCCTGATGATCCAGCTTTTTGGCGAGACCGGCGTTGTCTGGGCGACCTTGGTGATGACGGTTGTGGTATTAATTTTTGCTGAAATCATGCCCAAGACTTTTGCCTTACAAAATGCCAATAAAATGGCCTTGAGCATTGCACCGATCATGCGCGTGCTGGTCTTTATTTTGGCCCCGATCATCGCGACCATCCAGTTTATTGTGGCAGGTACCTTAAAACTCTTTGGGGCTAAAAACTCTGAAGATGGCGGGCAAAGTGAGGCGGAGTTGCGCGGGGCGATTAACCTGCATGATAGTGATGATGATGACGCTGTCAGCCAAGAACGCACCATGCTTCACAGTATCCTTGATCTCACAGATGTTGAAGTCAGAGAGATTATGACACACCGCAAGGGGGTGGTGATGATTGATGTGGACTTACCAGCTGAAGAGATTGTCGAACAGGTTCTCGATAGCCCTTATACCCGCATCCCGCTTTATCGTGATGAGCCGGATAATATTATCGGTGTGCTACATGCCAAGGCCCTGCTGCGAGCTATTCGCTCACAAAAAGGGGATTTGTCTGGGCTTAATATTGAAGAGCTTGCCAGTAAGACATGGTTTATTCCAGAAGCCACATCCCTGATGGGCCAGCTTGAGGCCTTTCGCGCGAGACGCGAACATTTTGCCATTGTGGTGGATGAATACGGCAGCGTGATGGGCATTGTCACGCTGGAAGATATCTTGGAAGAAATCGTCGGTAATATTGAAGATGAACATGATGATCAGGTCGAAGGGGTGCAGCTCCAAACAGATGGATCTTACTTTGTAGATGGGATTGTTACCATTCGTGATCTAAATCGTGAATTTGAATGGCGCTTGCCTGATGAAGAGGCGGCAACCATTGCAGGGTTGTTATTGCATGAAGCAAGACGCATCCCTGATGTGGGGCAAATCTTCCATTTCTTCGGCTTTCGTTTTGAGGTACGTGAGAGAAAACGCAACCAAATTACATCGATTCGCATTTCTCCAGCTCAAG
- a CDS encoding shikimate kinase — protein MPNKQKKLPLPKGNSLVIVGLMGAGKSCIGRNLAAHYGVPFVDADREIEEAAGCCVADIFEIYGEAAFRDGERRVIKRILEGEPCILATGGGAFMNDETRKLIEETGTCLWLKADVEVLIKRTTGRKHRPLLNQGNPAKVLRKLVDERYPVYAMADITVETKDEALDATVSRVITTLKKLSK, from the coding sequence GTGCCAAATAAACAAAAAAAACTCCCCCTGCCCAAAGGGAATTCCCTTGTAATTGTGGGGCTGATGGGGGCAGGGAAGTCCTGCATCGGGCGCAATCTAGCAGCACATTATGGTGTCCCCTTTGTTGATGCAGATCGTGAAATTGAAGAGGCCGCAGGCTGCTGCGTGGCTGATATCTTCGAAATATATGGCGAAGCGGCCTTTCGCGATGGCGAGCGCCGCGTGATTAAACGCATCTTGGAAGGTGAGCCCTGCATTCTCGCAACAGGCGGGGGGGCTTTTATGAATGATGAAACCCGCAAGCTGATTGAGGAAACAGGCACATGCCTGTGGTTAAAGGCCGATGTGGAGGTGCTGATTAAACGCACAACAGGGCGTAAACACCGCCCGCTTTTAAACCAAGGCAATCCGGCAAAGGTCTTGCGCAAATTGGTGGATGAGCGTTATCCGGTCTATGCTATGGCTGATATTACGGTAGAAACAAAAGATGAAGCGCTGGATGCAACGGTTAGCCGCGTGATTACGACATTGAAAAAATTGAGCAAATAG
- the aroB gene encoding 3-dehydroquinate synthase has product MTTQQNTLHVDLDERSYDIVCGPNVLEKAGELFAPLLKSKRVVIVSDSNVAPLYLDKLCGFLEDAGLSCESVVLPAGEATKSISNFEKLLEDILAMGIERGTSLVALGGGVIGDITGFAASALLRGIDFIQVPTTLLSQVDSSVGGKTGINAKAGKNLIGAFHQPRLVLIDTQSLNSLPKRELLAGYAEVVKYGLLGDAEFFAWLEENGQALIDGDQELRREAILKSCAAKANVVAQDEKEGGVRALLNLGHTFGHALEKECGYGGDLLHGEAVSIGMVMAFEFCAQQGLCAPEDGERLKKHLVSLGMPVDLSSLPCQDWTAELLMKHMMKDKKVKDGKVTFVLVRAIGEAYLSREVEDADLKTYLDDLLKRSKA; this is encoded by the coding sequence ATGACAACACAACAAAATACCCTTCATGTGGACCTTGATGAGCGCAGCTATGACATTGTCTGTGGCCCCAATGTGCTTGAAAAAGCTGGTGAGCTGTTTGCGCCTTTATTAAAAAGCAAACGGGTTGTGATTGTGAGCGATAGCAATGTGGCCCCGCTTTATCTTGATAAACTTTGTGGTTTTTTAGAAGACGCGGGCCTATCTTGTGAAAGCGTGGTTTTACCCGCAGGTGAAGCCACAAAAAGTATTTCAAACTTTGAAAAGCTGCTCGAAGATATCTTAGCCATGGGTATTGAGCGTGGCACCAGCCTCGTGGCCCTTGGTGGCGGCGTTATTGGCGATATCACAGGCTTTGCTGCCAGTGCCTTGTTGCGTGGGATTGATTTTATTCAGGTACCGACAACCCTTTTGTCACAAGTTGATAGCTCCGTTGGGGGCAAAACAGGGATTAATGCCAAGGCGGGTAAAAACCTGATCGGGGCCTTTCATCAACCCCGCCTCGTCTTGATTGATACCCAAAGCCTCAATAGCTTGCCAAAGCGGGAATTGCTGGCAGGTTATGCCGAGGTGGTGAAATACGGCCTGTTGGGCGATGCTGAGTTTTTTGCATGGCTGGAAGAAAACGGGCAGGCCTTGATCGATGGTGATCAGGAATTGCGCCGTGAAGCCATTTTAAAAAGCTGTGCAGCCAAAGCCAATGTGGTGGCCCAAGATGAAAAAGAAGGCGGCGTGCGTGCCTTGTTAAACCTTGGTCACACCTTTGGTCACGCGCTGGAAAAAGAATGCGGCTATGGCGGGGACCTGTTGCATGGTGAGGCGGTTTCCATCGGGATGGTCATGGCCTTTGAATTTTGTGCACAACAGGGCCTATGTGCGCCAGAAGATGGCGAGCGTTTGAAAAAACACTTGGTCTCGCTTGGTATGCCGGTTGATCTGTCTTCTTTGCCCTGTCAGGACTGGACGGCAGAATTGCTCATGAAGCATATGATGAAAGACAAGAAGGTTAAAGATGGCAAAGTGACCTTTGTTCTTGTGCGCGCCATTGGGGAGGCTTATCTCAGCCGTGAGGTTGAGGATGCAGACCTGAAAACCTATCTGGATGACTTATTGAAACGATCTAAAGCTTGA